One region of Halomonas huangheensis genomic DNA includes:
- a CDS encoding DUF938 domain-containing protein, which produces MSNDNSPADSRLFSPSTARNREPIHGVLSGLLGESARLLEFASGSGEHAVYMAERHPDWQWQPSDINEAAIQSIEAWRTHSGLSNILPAQHRNLLADDDALQHSAEHWNAMLAINLIHISPWQVTERLMGVAGQQLVSGGLLFLYGPYRRNGKHTAPSNAEFDAWLKARDPSWGVRDLEQVIAEAAGNNLSLHGVEQLPANNLAVTFQRA; this is translated from the coding sequence ATGAGCAATGACAATTCGCCTGCCGACTCGCGTCTGTTCAGTCCGTCGACGGCACGCAATCGCGAACCGATTCATGGCGTGCTGTCCGGACTCTTGGGGGAAAGCGCCAGGTTGCTGGAATTTGCCAGCGGCAGTGGAGAGCATGCGGTGTACATGGCCGAGCGCCACCCAGACTGGCAGTGGCAACCCAGTGATATCAATGAGGCGGCGATCCAGTCGATAGAGGCCTGGCGCACGCATAGCGGATTGAGCAATATTCTGCCGGCACAACACCGCAATCTATTGGCGGATGATGATGCTCTCCAGCACTCAGCCGAACACTGGAATGCGATGCTGGCCATCAATCTGATTCATATCTCGCCCTGGCAGGTCACCGAGCGACTGATGGGTGTAGCAGGCCAGCAACTGGTCAGTGGTGGCCTGTTGTTTCTGTATGGCCCATATCGTCGAAACGGCAAGCATACGGCGCCGAGCAATGCCGAGTTCGACGCCTGGCTCAAGGCTCGCGACCCCAGTTGGGGGGTACGGGACCTTGAACAGGTGATTGCCGAAGCTGCCGGCAACAACCTGTCACTGCATGGTGTCGAACAGTTGCCGGCCAACAACCTGGCCGTAACGTTCCAGCGCGCCTGA
- a CDS encoding YchJ family protein yields the protein MNDLTSKGPASVCSTSPCPCGSGLTLDSCCQLIHDGAEAPTPEALMRSRYTAFALGLDDYLLSSWHSTTRPAELGDDDCHWRHLQILDHGLAEDGSGHVYFKAVFCEGRAGRMRWGMLEERSRFLREEGHWRYVDGQPQVSRLKPGRNDPCPCGSGRKLKQCCG from the coding sequence ATGAATGACCTCACCAGCAAAGGGCCAGCAAGTGTCTGCTCAACAAGTCCATGCCCCTGCGGTAGTGGTCTAACGCTGGACAGTTGCTGCCAACTGATTCATGACGGAGCCGAAGCGCCGACGCCGGAAGCTCTGATGCGCTCGCGCTATACGGCGTTTGCACTGGGACTGGATGACTATCTGCTCAGTAGCTGGCACTCGACAACTCGACCGGCGGAACTGGGCGATGATGATTGCCACTGGCGGCATCTGCAGATTCTTGATCATGGCCTGGCGGAAGACGGCAGCGGGCATGTGTACTTCAAGGCAGTCTTTTGTGAGGGACGTGCCGGACGCATGCGCTGGGGAATGTTGGAAGAGCGTTCACGGTTTCTGCGTGAGGAGGGGCACTGGCGCTATGTGGATGGTCAGCCGCAGGTTTCGCGTCTCAAGCCGGGGCGCAATGACCCCTGCCCCTGTGGTAGCGGACGCAAGCTGAAACAGTGTTGTGGGTAA
- a CDS encoding glutaminase, which yields MLEALLNTIDRDARQQNDWGKVASYIPELACVDPAQFAISVCTVDGQEFHAGDYRTPFSIQSVSKVFALALALGRLGDGLWERVGREPSGRAFNSIVQLEVEEGIPRNPFINAGAIVTTDAVLGRQAPRDTLGEMLSFIREAAEDTNIHINRHVAHSEQATGDRNYSLAYFLKSCGNLTNDCDRVLGTYFHHCAIEMTSAQLARAARFLCGGFGHQRLIGIERVRSINALMMTCGHYDGSGDFAYRVGFPGKSGVGGGIMAVVPNVASIAVWSPGLDRYGNSLQGTSALARLSRETGWSVFT from the coding sequence ATGCTTGAAGCACTGCTGAATACCATTGATCGTGATGCTCGACAGCAGAATGATTGGGGGAAGGTCGCCAGCTACATTCCCGAACTTGCCTGCGTCGATCCAGCGCAGTTCGCGATCAGTGTCTGCACGGTGGATGGGCAGGAGTTTCACGCTGGTGATTATCGGACGCCATTCTCGATTCAGAGTGTGTCCAAGGTCTTCGCGCTGGCGCTGGCTTTGGGGCGCCTTGGTGATGGTCTCTGGGAGCGCGTCGGTCGTGAGCCCTCCGGGCGTGCCTTCAACTCCATCGTCCAACTCGAGGTGGAAGAGGGGATTCCGCGTAATCCCTTCATCAACGCCGGGGCGATTGTCACCACCGACGCCGTGCTGGGGCGTCAGGCGCCGCGTGATACCCTCGGCGAAATGCTCAGCTTCATTCGCGAAGCCGCAGAAGATACCAACATCCATATCAATCGCCATGTGGCGCATTCGGAGCAGGCAACCGGAGACCGCAACTACTCCCTTGCCTACTTCCTCAAGTCCTGTGGCAACCTGACCAATGACTGCGATCGTGTGCTGGGCACCTATTTTCATCATTGCGCCATCGAGATGACTTCGGCGCAATTGGCGCGCGCCGCACGTTTCCTGTGTGGCGGATTTGGTCATCAACGACTGATCGGTATCGAGCGTGTACGTTCGATCAATGCACTGATGATGACCTGTGGTCACTATGATGGCTCGGGCGATTTCGCCTACCGGGTCGGCTTCCCTGGCAAGAGTGGCGTTGGTGGCGGCATCATGGCGGTGGTGCCCAATGTGGCTTCGATCGCGGTCTGGTCGCCGGGATTGGATCGCTACGGCAACTCATTGCAGGGCACGTCGGCATTGGCGCGTTTATCGCGCGAAACCGGTTGGTCCGTGTTTACTTGA
- the hrpB gene encoding ATP-dependent helicase HrpB — translation MDLSAELPIESRLPALSDALQQHTRVMLVAEPGAGKTTRVPLTLLDTDWCRGDDGDGRLLLLEPRRVAARLAAGHMAAQLGEDVGQRIGYRMRGESRVSAATRLEVVTQGVLTRMLQDDPMLEGVTGIIFDEFHERSLEADLGLALALDVQQALRDDLRLLVMSATLDVAALKAVLGEATPLIECPGRQFPVTTSYRPSAARSDAAEHQARVVAEALAHEGDVLVILPGVAEIERLQRVLNQRHPELSVLPLHGRMALDAQRRALCPLEDGRRKVVLATAIAESSVTVDGVRTVIDVGQERIPVFQPRTGMTRLATRRVNRASADQRRGRAGRQAAGHCYRLWAEEQPLVPHAEAEMHQADLATLAFELARWGVADPVSLHWVTPPPAGAWYVARQQLQKLGLLGPDGSVSSLGRKAGRWPVSPALAVMLEHAVAQGDGATSEACGIAAWLEGRSGGTSRDVDSCLSELWQSRERAGQWWRDTRRLARIAGVEPRAGHQQASARLLMRAWPERIAQRVAVGRFRMANGGMVRLPENQSLAHSELLLIVDTDGDPREAMIRHAARLELADLEAGFAETHDWRERVEWCDQSKRLIGERVRGLGAVVLERRPLTGPPSAEARREALVQALLREPRLPLNDAAEALRTRVQLLRAAHDEGWPDLSDEAMHAELDEWLGPHLENLSRLDQVRCLPWTDLLRQRIPWQLLPRLDELAPTRMTLPSGDSAALRYDIESTTADQDSAETRVVPVLAAKLQALLGWVKTPRIVDGRVAVRIELLSPAQRPLARTMDLESFWTNVYPEVRKEMRGRYPRHPWPEDPLTATPTMRTNRALRRGK, via the coding sequence ATGGATCTATCTGCTGAACTGCCCATTGAATCTCGCTTGCCTGCCTTGAGTGACGCGCTGCAACAGCATACTCGCGTGATGCTGGTGGCCGAGCCTGGCGCCGGCAAGACCACTCGCGTGCCGCTGACGTTGCTCGATACGGATTGGTGCCGAGGTGACGATGGCGATGGCCGCTTGTTGTTGCTGGAACCTCGGCGAGTTGCCGCGCGTCTGGCAGCAGGGCATATGGCAGCGCAATTGGGCGAGGACGTCGGTCAACGCATCGGTTATCGCATGCGCGGTGAGAGTCGTGTCAGTGCCGCGACTCGTCTCGAGGTAGTCACTCAAGGTGTGCTGACGCGCATGCTTCAGGATGATCCGATGCTCGAGGGTGTCACCGGGATCATCTTTGACGAATTTCATGAGCGTAGCCTCGAGGCAGACCTGGGCCTGGCGCTGGCATTGGATGTACAGCAGGCACTGCGCGATGACCTGCGTCTGCTGGTGATGTCCGCGACCCTCGATGTGGCAGCACTCAAGGCGGTACTCGGCGAAGCGACGCCATTGATCGAGTGTCCTGGGCGACAGTTTCCGGTAACGACGAGCTATCGGCCCTCGGCGGCCCGCAGCGATGCGGCGGAACATCAGGCCCGTGTGGTTGCCGAGGCGCTGGCGCATGAGGGTGATGTACTGGTGATTCTGCCCGGTGTGGCGGAGATTGAGCGTCTGCAGCGAGTGTTGAACCAGCGTCATCCCGAACTGTCGGTATTGCCATTGCATGGGCGGATGGCGTTGGATGCCCAGCGTCGTGCGCTGTGCCCGCTGGAAGATGGGCGTCGCAAGGTGGTATTGGCTACCGCGATTGCCGAATCCAGTGTCACCGTGGATGGCGTGCGGACCGTGATTGACGTGGGCCAGGAACGCATCCCGGTGTTTCAGCCGCGCACTGGCATGACGCGTCTGGCGACACGGCGGGTCAACCGAGCCAGTGCCGATCAGCGTCGAGGACGTGCCGGGCGCCAGGCCGCAGGTCATTGTTATCGGCTGTGGGCAGAGGAGCAGCCGCTGGTTCCCCACGCCGAAGCGGAAATGCATCAGGCGGATCTGGCGACATTGGCGTTCGAACTGGCGCGTTGGGGTGTTGCCGATCCTGTCAGCCTGCACTGGGTGACACCGCCGCCCGCAGGAGCCTGGTATGTGGCGCGACAGCAACTGCAGAAGCTTGGGTTGCTGGGTCCCGATGGAAGCGTCAGCAGCCTGGGGCGCAAGGCTGGTCGTTGGCCGGTATCACCGGCACTGGCGGTGATGCTGGAGCACGCCGTGGCGCAGGGCGATGGCGCTACCTCTGAGGCCTGTGGCATCGCTGCGTGGTTGGAAGGGCGAAGTGGAGGGACGTCGCGTGATGTGGATAGTTGCCTGAGCGAACTGTGGCAGTCGCGGGAGCGTGCTGGGCAATGGTGGCGTGATACGCGACGCCTGGCGAGGATCGCTGGTGTTGAGCCACGCGCCGGGCATCAGCAGGCATCGGCACGTTTGTTGATGCGCGCGTGGCCCGAACGCATCGCGCAACGAGTTGCTGTAGGGCGCTTTCGCATGGCCAATGGTGGCATGGTCCGTCTGCCGGAAAATCAGTCGCTGGCGCATTCCGAGCTGTTGTTGATAGTCGATACCGACGGCGACCCGCGGGAGGCGATGATTCGTCACGCGGCACGCCTGGAGCTGGCCGATCTCGAGGCCGGCTTTGCCGAGACTCACGACTGGCGTGAGCGTGTCGAATGGTGCGATCAGAGCAAGCGCTTGATCGGTGAGCGGGTACGCGGTCTGGGCGCTGTGGTGCTTGAGCGGCGACCACTCACAGGGCCGCCGAGTGCTGAAGCGCGTCGCGAGGCATTGGTGCAGGCGCTGTTGCGGGAGCCCCGCCTGCCGCTGAATGATGCTGCCGAGGCGTTGCGCACGCGAGTGCAATTGCTGCGCGCGGCACATGATGAAGGTTGGCCAGACTTGTCTGATGAAGCGATGCACGCTGAGCTGGATGAATGGTTGGGCCCGCATCTGGAGAATCTGTCGCGGCTCGATCAAGTGCGTTGCTTGCCATGGACAGATCTATTGCGTCAGCGGATTCCATGGCAATTGTTACCCCGTCTCGATGAGCTGGCGCCTACGCGCATGACATTGCCGAGTGGCGATAGTGCCGCATTGCGCTATGACATCGAATCAACCACCGCGGATCAGGACTCGGCAGAGACTCGAGTCGTACCGGTGTTGGCCGCCAAACTGCAGGCGTTGTTGGGCTGGGTGAAGACACCGCGTATCGTCGACGGCCGTGTTGCGGTGCGTATCGAACTTTTGTCACCGGCACAGCGACCGTTGGCACGCACCATGGATCTGGAGAGTTTCTGGACCAACGTATATCCAGAAGTCCGCAAGGAAATGCGTGGGCGTTACCCACGGCATCCGTGGCCAGAAGATCCGCTTACCGCAACTCCAACCATGCGCACCAATCGTGCGCTGCGTCGGGGCAAGTGA
- a CDS encoding NAD-dependent epimerase/dehydratase family protein — translation MAVLITGGLGHVGSWVATHLARGGKKVIICDMAAAHFERMGLDYLEEVRDNIVLEAVDVLDTHTLFETFLRYRDELEGVIHGVSVIAGPTFKTRPFRHLSINAMGTLNVYETCRLLGIKRVVNMSSGAVYGDAEGPQHESTPYKATDLYGATKISAELYGDQYSETFDMDIRQARLFFVYGPGKKPSHMHAVYQAMFGPLEGLKSVHAANGQDQVTDWTHVEDTAQGVVRLFETPNVPHRHYNISCGVAVSHQSIIDNVTALLGHDSDMQLGRGPFVVRGAPLDIQRAREDLGFEPRYPDIREGLEDYHRWLTAQSV, via the coding sequence ATGGCAGTCCTGATCACTGGAGGCCTCGGCCACGTCGGCTCCTGGGTCGCCACTCATCTCGCTCGTGGGGGAAAGAAAGTCATCATCTGCGACATGGCGGCAGCACACTTCGAGCGCATGGGGCTCGACTACCTGGAGGAAGTCCGCGACAACATCGTGCTGGAAGCCGTGGATGTGCTCGACACCCACACATTGTTCGAGACCTTTCTGCGCTACCGCGACGAACTCGAGGGCGTGATTCACGGCGTCTCGGTGATCGCCGGGCCAACCTTCAAGACTCGGCCGTTCCGTCATTTGTCGATAAACGCCATGGGCACCCTGAATGTCTACGAGACCTGCCGTCTGCTGGGCATCAAGCGGGTCGTCAACATGAGCTCCGGCGCGGTCTATGGCGATGCCGAGGGCCCACAGCACGAAAGCACGCCCTACAAGGCCACCGACCTGTACGGCGCGACCAAGATCTCGGCCGAGCTCTACGGTGACCAGTACAGCGAAACCTTCGATATGGATATTCGCCAGGCACGGCTGTTCTTCGTCTACGGGCCGGGCAAGAAGCCTTCGCATATGCACGCCGTCTACCAGGCGATGTTCGGCCCGTTGGAAGGACTCAAGTCGGTACACGCCGCCAACGGTCAGGATCAGGTCACCGACTGGACCCATGTCGAGGATACCGCTCAAGGAGTGGTGCGACTGTTCGAGACGCCCAACGTGCCTCATCGCCACTACAACATCTCCTGTGGCGTTGCGGTGTCACACCAGAGCATCATCGACAATGTGACGGCACTGCTCGGCCATGACAGCGATATGCAACTGGGACGAGGTCCCTTTGTAGTGCGTGGCGCGCCATTGGATATTCAGCGCGCCCGTGAGGACCTGGGGTTCGAGCCTCGTTACCCGGATATCCGTGAGGGTCTTGAGGACTATCACCGCTGGCTGACGGCCCAGTCAGTTTGA